In the genome of Streptomyces violaceoruber, the window CTTGGACGAGATCGACGATGTACTCGAGGAGAACGCAGAGGACTTCGTTCGCTCATTCGTTCAAAAGGGCGGCGAGTAGCCTTCGAAATGAAGGCTGTAGCGGGGGGTTCGCTTGGCGATCGAAGAAGTTGGTAGGCGTTGCTCGCGGTGTAAGGACCACAAGCCGCGGGCAGCGTTTGCACGAAACAAGGCGATGCGTGACGGGCTGCAGGCCTACTGCCGAGAGTGTGCTGCGGCCTACCACCAAGAACGCCAGGTGGCCAAGGGGTGCAACGTCCGACCCCGAGTGGAGGTGCCCGAGGGGCACAAGCTCTGCCGGACGTGCGGGGAGATCAAACCCCACAGCGAGTGGACCCGGAATCGTACGGCTTCGGACGGTCTGGCGACGCTCTGCAAGACCTGCAAAGCGGCGAAGGGCCGAGTAGGGCACTTGAAGCGTCACTACGGCCTCACCGAGGCCGAGCGGGACGCGATGGTCGCCTCTCAGATGGGCCTCTGCGTGATTTGTTTGAAGGCTCCGGCCGTACACGTGGATCACTGTCACAAGACGGGTAAGGTCCGTGGCGTACTGTGCTTCAACTGCAATTCGGCCATCGGCAAGTTGGGAGACGATCCCGACGCTGTTCGTCGGGCTGCCGCCTACCTGGAGGGAACCTCGTGGAAGCCAACACTCGTAGCACCGGGCGTCTACCAGCTGCCTTCCTGACGCCCGGGTCCTCATCCTTCATGGACTTCCTCGGTGAGCACCAGCCGGAGATGCTCCCGGGCAACCGGCAGCTCCCGCCGGTGCAGGGCGTCATCGAGGCACCGCACGGCACCACCATCGTGGCCGTCACGTTCCCCGGGGGCGTCGTCCTCGCCGGTGACCGGCGGGCCACCATGGGTAACATGATCGCCCAGCGGGACATCGAGAAGGTCTTCCCGGCCGACGAGTACTCGGCGGTGGGCATCGCCGGCACGGCGGGTCTGGCCGTGGAGATGGTGAAGCTGTTCCAGCTGGAGCTGGAGCACTTCGAGAAGGTCGAGGGCGCGCAGCTGTCCCTGGAGGGCAAGGCGAACCGTCTGTCGACGATGATCCGGTCCAACCTGGGCATGGCGATGCAGGGGCTGGCCGTGGTGCCGCTGTTCGCCGGGTACGACGTGGACCGGGGCAGGGGTCGCATCTTCTCGTACGACGTGACGGGCGGCCGCTCCGAGGAGCGGCACTTCGCGACCACGGGTTCGGGCTCGGTCTTCGCGCGGGGTGCGATGAAGAAGCTGTTCCGTGACGACCTGACCGAGGAGCAGGCGACGACGCTCGTGGTGCAGGCGCTGTACGACGCGGCTGACGACGACTCGGCGACCGGTGGTCCCGATGTCGCCCGCCGGATCTATCCGATCATCACTGTGATCACCGAGGACGGTTTCCGCCGGCTCGGTGAGGACGAGGCCGCGGAGCTGGCCGGCTCGGTGCTGCAGGCCCGGCTGGAGCAGCCCGACGGCCCACGGGCCGCGCTGCTGTAGCGGGCGCGGGTCTTCGTTGTCAGGTGGTCCAGTGATTTCGACAGGAAGGGACGGATAACCGGTGTCGACGCCGTTCTATGTATCTCCTCAGCAGGCGATGGCGGACCGGGCGGAGTACGCCCGCAAGGGCATCGCGCGTGGTCGCAGCCTGGTGGTGCTGCAATACGCCGACGGCATCGTGTTCGTCGGTGAGAATCCGTCCCGTGCGCTGCACAAGTTCAGCGAGATCTACGACCGGATCGGCTTCGCGGCCGCCGGTAAGTACAACGAGTACGAGAACCTGCGGATCGGTGGCGTGCGCTATGCCGATCTGCGGGGTTACACCTACGACCGTGACGACGTGACGGCGCGCGGCCTGGCCAATGTGTACGCCCAGACGCTGGGCACGATCTTCTCCAGCCAGGCCGAGAAGCCGTACGAGGTGGAGCTGGTCGTCGCGGAGGTCGGTGACAGCCCGGAGAACGACCAGATCTACCGGCTGCCGCACGACGGTTCGATCGTGGACGAGCACGGTTCGGTGGCGGTCGGGGGCAACGCGGAGCAGATCAGCGGGTATCTGGACCAGCGGCACCGGGACGGCATGACGCTGGCCGAGGCGCTGAAGCTGGCGGTGCAGGCGCTGTCCCGCGACACCAACGGGACCGAACGGGAGATCCCGGCGGAGCGGCTGGAGGTCGCGGTGCTGGACCGGACGCGTCCGCAGCAGCGCAAGTTCAAGCGCATCGTGGGCGGGCAGCTGTCGCGGCTGCTGGAGTCGGGTGCGGCGGCGGGTGCGGCGTCGGCGGACGGTGAGGCCGAGGCCGAGACCGACTCCGGGTCGGACGAGGAGTAGGCGCTCACCTCACCTCATCGCGGCGGGGCCGTTGACCCCCGTACGACCAGGCTGACCGGCAGGTCCCCCTTCTCGGGGGGCCTGCCTTCCAGTACCGCGAGCAGTGCGCGCATGCCCCGTTCGCCGAAGGCCTCCGCGTCGAGGCGGACGGTGGTGAGTTCGGGGTCGATGGCGGTGGCGAGGCCGAGGTCGTCCAGGCCGGTGACGGACAGGTCGTCGGGGACGCGGAGTCCGGCGCGCCGGATGGCCTTGTAGGCGCCGGCCGCCAGTTTGTCGTCGTCGCAGACCAGTGCCGTGGGCCGGGGCCCGGGCGCGGCGAGGGCGGCCTCGGTGGCCCGCAGGGCGCCCTCGATCGAGATGGGGGCCCGGATGGTGCGCAGCTCGGTGCCAGGGGCGTCGGCGAGCCGCGAGGCCAGTTCGCGGGCGCGTACCTCGAAGGTCCAGGAGGGGATGTCGGCCGCGAGGTGGAGGAAGCCGCGGTGGCCCAGGGACAGCAGGTGCTCGGTGACCTGGCGGATGCCGTCGGCGATGTCGAGGTTGACGGTGGCGGCGCCCAGGCTGCCCTCCGGGTCGCTGTCGAGCATGACGAGGGGGAGTTGGTCGCCCCGGATGGCGGAGAGGGCGTCGGCGGCCATGGAAGAGGCGATGACGCCGTCCAGTGCGGCCTGGGCGGAGGCAAAGGGGTCCCGGGCGGGGCCCACGCCCTCGGGTGAGGGATACAGGACCACTCCGAAGCCGTGTTCCGCGGCGACCCGGGCCGCGCCGGTGTACACCTCCGCGAAGAACTCCGTGGTGAGTGCGGGGACGACCAGCAGGACGGTGCGGGTGCGGCCGAGGCGCAGGTTGCGTGCGGCGAGGTTGGGGCGGTAGCCGAGTTCCAGTGCGGCGTCGCGGACCCGCTGGGCGGTCGGTTCGGAGACGCGGCCGCGCCACTTGTCGCCGAGGACGAGCGAGACGGCTGCCTGGGAGACGCCGGCGGCCTGGGCGACGTCCCGGCTCGTGGGGCGGGTGCTGCCTCGTGCCACCGTTCGCCTGCGCTTTCGTCTGGACTGCTGAACTGGCGACATGGTACGTATGGCGAGAGAAGTTATACGTAACACTTGCTGGAGTGGGACAGGGAGGTGCGCCGTGGTCGCCGGGTATCTGGACATCCTCCGGGCGAGGCATGCCGTGCGGCTGCTCGTCGGCACGCTGGTCGGGCGGTTGCCCAACGCCACAGCGGCGATCGCGATCGTGCTGTTCGTGCGGGCCGAGGGGGGTTCCTACAGCCTCGCCGGGGCGCTGGCGGCGGTGTACGGCGTCGCGAACGCCGTGGGCCAGCCGGTGCTGGGGCGGCTGGTCGACCTGCACGGGCAGCCGCGGGTGCAGTTGCCGGCCGCGGTGCTGTCGGCACTGGCGATGGCCGTGTTCGCCTTCGCGGGCACCGGAACGGCCGCGCCGGCGTACCTGTCCGTGGGGGTCGCGGGGCTGTTCACGCCGCCGCTGGAGGGCGGGTTGCGGGCGCTGTGGCCGAGCGTGCTCCCCAAGGAGGACCAGGTGCACACGGCGTACGCGATGGACGCCGTGGCGCAGGAGGTCATGTTCACCGTCGGGCCGCTGCTGGTGACGGTGTGCGTGTCGCTGTGGTCGCCGATGGCGGCGCTGCTCGTGCTGAACGGGGTCGGTGTGCTGGGTGCGCTGTCGGTGGTCGTGTCGCCGCCCTCGCGCGCGTGGCGGTCGGCGCCCCGGGAGGCGCACTGGCTGGGTGCGCTGCGTTCGGGCGGGCTGCTGGCGCTGCTGGGGGCGTTCCTGTTCATCGGGATGGCGCTCGGGTCGATCACGGTCGCCTCGGTGCCGTACGCCGACGAGCACGGGGGCGACGCCGTGTACGGGTGGCTGATGGCCGCGCTGGGGCTCGGTGCGCTGGTGGGGGGAGCGGTCTACGGGGCGCGGCAGTGGGCGGGTGAGCCGGCGCGGCGGCTGCGGCTGCTGGTGGCTCTGCTGGCGGTCTGCTATCTGCCGCTGATGCTGATGCCGGGCGCGGTGGCCATGGTGCTGCTGACGGTGCTCGCGGGTGTGTTCCTCGCGCCGTGCATCGCCTGTGCGTTCGTGCTCGTCGACCTGCACGCGCCGCGCGGCACGGTGACGGAGGCGTTCTCGTGGCTCGTGACGACGTTCACCGTGGGGGCCTCGGTGGGGACGGGCCTGGCGGGCCCCGTCGTGGAGCACGGTGGGGCACTGTGGGGCTTCGCGGTGCCGGGGGCGGCGGGTTTCGTCTCGCTGCTCGTACTGGCGTGCACCGGGCGGGTCCTCGCAGCTCCCGCGCGGGAGGCGGTGGTTGCGGCTTCATCGGAAAATGATCCAAACCGTGCCGTCGAACCCCGTTTCAGTTCGGGTCATCAGGCGTAATGTTCAGTCATGGACCGCCGCATTTTCGGGCTGGAGAACGAGTACGGCGTCACGTGCACGTTCAGGGGACAGCGCCGCCTGTCGCCTGACGAGGTGGCGCGGTACCTCTTCCGCCGTGTCGTGTCATGGGGCCGAAGCAGCAACGTCTTTCTGCGCAATGGTGCCCGCCTGTATCTCGACGTGGGATCACATCCGGAATACGCGACACCCGAGTGTGACAACGTGACCGAACTCGTCACCCACGACAAGGCGGGCGAGCGCATTCTCGAAGGACTCCTGGTGGACGCCGAACGACGCCTGCACGAGGAGGGAATCGCGGGCGACGTCTACCTCTTCAAGAACAACACCGACTCCGCGGGCAACTCGTACGGTTGTCACGAGAATTACCTCGTGGCCCGGCACGGGGAGTTCTCGCGGCTCGCGGACATCCTCATTCCGTTCCTGGTGACGAGGCAGTTGCTGTGCGGTGCCGGCAAGGTGCTGCAGACGCCGCGCGGTGCGGTGTACTGCGTCAGCCAGCGGGCGGAGCACATCTGGGAGGGCGTCTCCTCGGCGACGACCCGGTCCCGGCCGATCATCAACACGCGCGACGAGCCGCACGCCGACGCGGAGCGCTACCGGCGTCTGCACGTCATCGTGGGCGACTCGAACATGTCCGAGACGACCATGCTGCTCAAGGTCGGCGCCACCGACCTGGTGCTGCGCATGATCGAGGCGGGCACGGTGATGCGGGACCTGACCCTGGAGAACCCGATCCGGGCGATCCGCGAGGTCAGCCACGACATCACCGGGCGCCGCAAGGTGCGTCTGGCCAGCGGCCGGGAGGCGTCGGCGCTGGAGGTGCAGCGGGAGTACTACGAGAAGGCCGTGGACTTCTGCGAGCGCCGCGGCATCCGCACGGGCACCGTGGAGCGGGTGCTGGAGCTGTGGGGCCGCACGCTGGACGCCATCGAGGCCGAGGACCTCGACCGCATCGGCACCGAGATCGACTGGGTCATGAAGTACAAGCTGCTGGAGCGGTACCGGGCCAAGCACAACATGACCATGTCGCACCCGCGGGTCGCGCAGATAGACCTCGCCTACCACGACATCCACCGACGTCGTGGTCTGTACTACCTGCTGGAGAAGAAGGGCCAGGCGGCCCGGGTCGCCAACGACTTGAAGATCTTCGAGGGCAAGTCCGTTCCGCCGCAGACCACTCGGGCCCGGCTGCGCGGCGACTTCATCCGGCGGGCCCAGGAGCAGCGCCGGGACTTCACCGTCGACTGGGTCCACCTCAAGCTCAACGACCAGGCGCAGCGCACCGTGTTGTGCAAGGACCCGTTCCGTTCGGTGGACGACCGGGTGGAGAAGCTGATCGCCGGGATGTGAGCCGGGTCTGAGCCGGGCGGCATGAGTCCGGACGGGTGAGAGGGGCGTCTCGGCGCGAAAGCGCGGAACGCCACACGGGCACCGTATGTTAGCCGTGCGGTGCCCTTCTCACGCCGTAGAGTTGCGCGCACGCCAGCCAGCAGGACCGACCCGATACCGATACCGATACGAGGC includes:
- the prcB gene encoding proteasome subunit beta produces the protein MEANTRSTGRLPAAFLTPGSSSFMDFLGEHQPEMLPGNRQLPPVQGVIEAPHGTTIVAVTFPGGVVLAGDRRATMGNMIAQRDIEKVFPADEYSAVGIAGTAGLAVEMVKLFQLELEHFEKVEGAQLSLEGKANRLSTMIRSNLGMAMQGLAVVPLFAGYDVDRGRGRIFSYDVTGGRSEERHFATTGSGSVFARGAMKKLFRDDLTEEQATTLVVQALYDAADDDSATGGPDVARRIYPIITVITEDGFRRLGEDEAAELAGSVLQARLEQPDGPRAALL
- a CDS encoding endonuclease VII domain-containing protein, whose product is MAIEEVGRRCSRCKDHKPRAAFARNKAMRDGLQAYCRECAAAYHQERQVAKGCNVRPRVEVPEGHKLCRTCGEIKPHSEWTRNRTASDGLATLCKTCKAAKGRVGHLKRHYGLTEAERDAMVASQMGLCVICLKAPAVHVDHCHKTGKVRGVLCFNCNSAIGKLGDDPDAVRRAAAYLEGTSWKPTLVAPGVYQLPS
- the pafA gene encoding Pup--protein ligase — its product is MDRRIFGLENEYGVTCTFRGQRRLSPDEVARYLFRRVVSWGRSSNVFLRNGARLYLDVGSHPEYATPECDNVTELVTHDKAGERILEGLLVDAERRLHEEGIAGDVYLFKNNTDSAGNSYGCHENYLVARHGEFSRLADILIPFLVTRQLLCGAGKVLQTPRGAVYCVSQRAEHIWEGVSSATTRSRPIINTRDEPHADAERYRRLHVIVGDSNMSETTMLLKVGATDLVLRMIEAGTVMRDLTLENPIRAIREVSHDITGRRKVRLASGREASALEVQREYYEKAVDFCERRGIRTGTVERVLELWGRTLDAIEAEDLDRIGTEIDWVMKYKLLERYRAKHNMTMSHPRVAQIDLAYHDIHRRRGLYYLLEKKGQAARVANDLKIFEGKSVPPQTTRARLRGDFIRRAQEQRRDFTVDWVHLKLNDQAQRTVLCKDPFRSVDDRVEKLIAGM
- a CDS encoding MFS transporter; the protein is MVAGYLDILRARHAVRLLVGTLVGRLPNATAAIAIVLFVRAEGGSYSLAGALAAVYGVANAVGQPVLGRLVDLHGQPRVQLPAAVLSALAMAVFAFAGTGTAAPAYLSVGVAGLFTPPLEGGLRALWPSVLPKEDQVHTAYAMDAVAQEVMFTVGPLLVTVCVSLWSPMAALLVLNGVGVLGALSVVVSPPSRAWRSAPREAHWLGALRSGGLLALLGAFLFIGMALGSITVASVPYADEHGGDAVYGWLMAALGLGALVGGAVYGARQWAGEPARRLRLLVALLAVCYLPLMLMPGAVAMVLLTVLAGVFLAPCIACAFVLVDLHAPRGTVTEAFSWLVTTFTVGASVGTGLAGPVVEHGGALWGFAVPGAAGFVSLLVLACTGRVLAAPAREAVVAASSENDPNRAVEPRFSSGHQA
- a CDS encoding LacI family DNA-binding transcriptional regulator: MARGSTRPTSRDVAQAAGVSQAAVSLVLGDKWRGRVSEPTAQRVRDAALELGYRPNLAARNLRLGRTRTVLLVVPALTTEFFAEVYTGAARVAAEHGFGVVLYPSPEGVGPARDPFASAQAALDGVIASSMAADALSAIRGDQLPLVMLDSDPEGSLGAATVNLDIADGIRQVTEHLLSLGHRGFLHLAADIPSWTFEVRARELASRLADAPGTELRTIRAPISIEGALRATEAALAAPGPRPTALVCDDDKLAAGAYKAIRRAGLRVPDDLSVTGLDDLGLATAIDPELTTVRLDAEAFGERGMRALLAVLEGRPPEKGDLPVSLVVRGSTAPPR
- the prcA gene encoding proteasome subunit alpha, which codes for MSTPFYVSPQQAMADRAEYARKGIARGRSLVVLQYADGIVFVGENPSRALHKFSEIYDRIGFAAAGKYNEYENLRIGGVRYADLRGYTYDRDDVTARGLANVYAQTLGTIFSSQAEKPYEVELVVAEVGDSPENDQIYRLPHDGSIVDEHGSVAVGGNAEQISGYLDQRHRDGMTLAEALKLAVQALSRDTNGTEREIPAERLEVAVLDRTRPQQRKFKRIVGGQLSRLLESGAAAGAASADGEAEAETDSGSDEE